A window of Molothrus aeneus isolate 106 unplaced genomic scaffold, BPBGC_Maene_1.0 scaffold_468, whole genome shotgun sequence genomic DNA:
GGCCAACACAACCCAACACAACCCAACCACGGCCAACGCAACCCAACTATGGCCAACACAACCCAACACAACCCAACCATGGCCAACATGATCCAACCACGGCCAACACAACCCAACACAACACAACCATGGCCAATAGAGCCCAAGACCACCCAACCATGGCCAACATGATCCAACCATGGCCAACACAACCCAACCaggccccgctctgtccccgcAGCCGCGGCGCCTGGAGCCGGCCGGAGTCGTGTCCCCCCGGGCAGCGCCTGGTCTCCTTCCGGCTGCGCGTGGAGGCGCCGCGCGGGCTCTGGGACGACACGGCCGCCAACGCCATGGCCGCCATCTGCTCGGGGGGCTCCCTGCTCGAGGGCCGCGGCGGCCCCCAGGGCACCTGGGGCAACTggagcctgccctgcccgcccggGGCCGGCGTCTGCGGCCTCCGCACCCGCGTGGAGCGCCCCCAGCGCGGCGGCGACGACACCGGCCTGAACGACGTCGAGCTctactgctgcagctgagcGGGGGCACCCGGGGGaactgggggcaactgggagcaactgggggcaactgggagtaactgggagcaactgggggcaACCGGGGGCAactgggggcacctgggagAAACTGGGAGCGCCCCGGGACCCTCAGGATCTTCACGGACCCCCCATGGAACCCCCAGGACCTTCcttgacccccccccccccccatgtcCAGCCATTGACCCCATGGACTCTCCCAACCACCCCCAGGGGCGGGGCAATGAAAGACTTTGATTGACAGCTCTGGCCGCGCCCCTTTTTGGTGGGAGGCGAGCactgggatggaactgggagggactgggatggaactgGTGCAAATTTGGACaaactgggggggactgggatggactgggatggaactggtgcaaactgggacaaactgggagcgCTTGGAACCCCCAAAAACGAGTCCAGGCCCCTCCCCCACGTGGGAAAAGCCACTTTATTCCCCTCCCCCCCACAGCGGGGGAGGGGCGGGAGGGGGCGTGGCCTATCAAGCCACACCCCCCGCTGGAAGCGCTGCGATTGGTCGAGGTTATGAGGGCGGGGGAGCGGGGTTTGTGCTTTGATTTGGCCCCGCCCCTTGGGGGGGCGGGGTTATTGCTGTCAGAGACTCCGCCCTAATTGGGCGGGGCCAAGGCGCGCacgcggggcgggggggcggGGCCATGCGGGAGCAGCCAATGGGAGGCGGCGGAGGGGGCGGGGTCATGGCGAGGCCCCGCCCCCCAGCAGGGGCTCGAGCTCGCGCAGGGCGGCAGGGCCGAGGCGGGGCAGGACCTGgcggggggaaaatggggaaaaattgggaaaaatcgGCGGAAATCCACTCAAAATCCGCGTGGGGAACGCGGTACCCACGGGGATTTACCTGCAACCTGAGGAAATTTACCCAAAATCTGagtaaaaacccccaaatctgcGAAAATTGCCCAAAATCTGAATAAAACTCCTCAAAATCTACAAAAATTACCCAAaacctgagaaaaaaaaaatccgatTTCCCCTCAGATCCctccaattttccccaaatccacccaaattCCATCAATTTCtgccccaattttcccccaaattccctctaattttcccccaatttttgcccaaatccccccaatttccccccaaaatttccctaaTCCCCCCCCAGTTTCCCTCCAAATTTCctcccagcccccccccccagttTACCCTGaatctccccaaattccccccaaattccctcaatttccccccaaattttccccaaaatttcccccagtTTCCTCCAAATTTCCACCCAGGattccccccaatttttcccccgaatccccccaaattctcccccaaatttcccaaattttccctcaaattcccccaatttccccccaaatctcctccaaatcccccaaattccccccaatttccccaaatttccccccagatcccccaaatttttccccaaatccccaattttcccaatttccccccaattcccccttccctcacctgcagggcctggatcagctcccgcagcccccgcggGGTCTCGGCCCCCAGCAGCACCGAGGAGACGCCCTCGAGGCGCAGGGACCACGCTGGGGACGGggacaatgacagtgacaatgacagtgtcacccagtgccacctcatTGTCACCCACCCCGTCAAtgtcaccccagtgtcaccccagggTCACCTACCCCATCAGTGTCACCCACCCTGTCAATGTCACCCCCAACGCCCTCGAGGCGCAGGGACCACGCTGGggacaatgacagtgacaatgacatCATCAGTGTCACCCACTCTGTCAGTGCCatcccctgtgtcacccctgtgtcaccccagtgtcacccctgtgtcaccccaacCCCCTCGAGGCGCAGGGACCacgctggggacagggacagggacaatgacaatgacaccctgtgtcaccctgtgtcaccccagtgccacctgaGTGCCACCCACCCTGTCAGtgtcaccccagtgtcacccacacCATCAGTGtcaccccagcagcaccaagaGACGCCCTCGAGGCGCAGGGACCacgctggggacagggacaatgacagtgacaatgacagtgtCACCCACACCATCAGTGCCatcccctgtgtcaccctgtgccacctcagtgtcaccccagtgtcacccagccTGTCAGTGCCACCCCAACAGCACCGAGGAGACGCCCTCGAGGCGCAGGGACCACgctggggacggggacagggacaatgaCAATGACACCCTTtgtcacccagtgtcaccccagtgccaccccagggtCACCCACCCTGTCAATATCACCCCAGGgtcaccccagtgtcacccacccCGTCAGTgtcacccctgtgtcaccccaacCCCCTCGAGGCGCAGGGACCacgctggggacagggacagggacaatgaCACgcctgtgtcacctctgtgtcaccccagtgtcacccacccTGTCAgtgtcacctctgtgtcacCCACCCCCAATCCGCCCATTGCCCCCCTCTTCCCATgcccccagtgatgtccccaatgatgtcctCAACAATGTCCCCAATAATGACCCAGTGACgtccccagcactgtccccaatCCCCCGAATGTGCCCGGCGATGTCCCCAGTGTCGTCCCCAGTAATGACCCAgcaatgtccccatgtccctgatGATGTCCCCAATGACGTCCCCAAtacccagtgatgtccccaatAATGTCCCCAGTAATGACCCAgcaatgtccccatgtccccaacgatgtccccaatcccccaaatgtccccagtaATGCCCCAGTGATGACCCAAtggtgtccccagtccccctcaatgtccccgatgtccccaataATGGCCCAacgatgtccccaatgatgtcccagtgatgtccccaatgtccccagtaaCGATCCAacgatgtccccaatgatgtccccaatgatgtccccagcGGTGTCCCAAATGATGTCCCAATAATGGCCCAAcgatgtccccagtgatgtccccaatgtccccagtaaCGATCCAACGATgtcccaatgatgtccccagtccccctcaatgtccccgatgtccccaataATGGCCCAacaatgtccccaatgatgtcccaatgatgtccccaatgtccccagtaaTGATCCAacgatgtccccaatgatgtccccaatgatgtccccaatgtccccagcgCTGTCCCCAATGATGACCCAgcgatgtccccaatgtctccctgatgtccccaacgATATCCCAaacccctgagtgtccccattgtccccaatgccccaaatgtccccagcaATGACCCacggtgtccccagccatgtccccagccttgtccccccagtgtccccatggtgtccccagtgtcccctcaccgATGCCAAGCTGTCTCTCGGAGCAGCCCAACCTCTGCGCCAGCGGCTGCAGCGACCCCAGAGCCagcggggagcggggctggggacagaggggacactggggacactggggacactggggacattggggacaatggggacattggggggattggggacaatggggacattggggacattggggacactggggacaatggggacattggggggattggggacactggggacactggggacaacgGAGACACTGGGGAC
This region includes:
- the VMO1 gene encoding vitelline membrane outer layer protein 1 homolog, with protein sequence MAPSPPRPRVALLALVALVALVAPPARGWDRDAPTATLAVTNGGQWGQWGEPEFCPGRAYASGFQLKVEPHKGFFGDDTGLNGVRLLCDKAGEVTSSEGPRGAWSRPESCPPGQRLVSFRLRVEAPRGLWDDTAANAMAAICSGGSLLEGRGGPQGTWGNWSLPCPPGAGVCGLRTRVERPQRGGDDTGLNDVELYCCS